A stretch of DNA from Gemmatimonadota bacterium:
GGCCGGCGCCGGCGGGTTTGTCGCGGTGCGTTTTCAGCCCTGGGGGGCGCACCAGTTTCTCGGTGTTCCGATGCGCGATCTCGCGGACCGGAGCACCCCTGCGGACGAGGTGTGGCGCCGCGCCGACGTCCGCGAGCTGGAGGAGCGGATCGCCGCGGCGGCGACCGACGAGGACCGGATCGCCGCGCTCCAGTCGTTCCTCCGGCGTCGTCTCGACATGCACCGGAAACAGGACGTCTCGCGGCTCGTCCGTCCGCTGTGGCGAACCCGCGCGCCGCTGCGCATCCGCCACGTCGCCGGTTCGCTGGGCGTCAGCCAGCGGTATCTCGAGCGCACGTTCGACACGGCGCTGGGCATGACGCCGAAGCACCTGACCCGGCTGACGCGCTTTCTGCGAGCCTGCCAGCGTC
This window harbors:
- a CDS encoding helix-turn-helix transcriptional regulator, with the translated sequence MPIRYREFPVDEALAPYVRLIWLLECDGPALFGGPERIVADGVCEAIFHYRVPFTMRFAGADAAGQPVGLLVSQTRRYLEIQPAGAGGFVAVRFQPWGAHQFLGVPMRDLADRSTPADEVWRRADVRELEERIAAAATDEDRIAALQSFLRRRLDMHRKQDVSRLVRPLWRTRAPLRIRHVAGSLGVSQRYLERTFDTALGMTPKHLTRLTRFLRACQRLRHGPCPQLTELAYDAGFYDQAHFIHEFRAFSGMTPREFAASARVSALDVE